One Anabaena sphaerica FACHB-251 DNA segment encodes these proteins:
- a CDS encoding trifunctional serine/threonine-protein kinase/ATP-binding protein/sensor histidine kinase yields the protein MSKSNISGILIPGYRITEVIHVSTRTTVYRGEEKKTQTPVIIKTLNAQYPQLRELISLKHQFTITQQIAHPNIITCYSLELYGNSYALILEDIGGISLHQYAKSQPLDLDLFFTIAIPIVKALEFLYRHKIIHKDIKPKNIIINPETKNIKLIDFSISCLLPKEVAEIKNPNVLEGTLPYMSPEQTGRMNRGIDYRTDFYSLGVTFYELLTGQLPFISNNPLELVHCHLAKTPDNPRELNPLIPEIVADMIMKLIAKTPEERYQTARGIRHDLEICQQMLLSQVEICNFDLGQGDIADRFLISDKIYGREIEALTLLNAFDRISNGNKELMLVAGLSGIGKTAVINEIHKPIIRQKGYFISGKYDQFQRNIPFSALLKALHSLLQQLLTESTDQLQEWKSKILSALADKGQVIIDVIPELENIIGKQPSVPELTGSAAQNRFNLLFGKFIQIFATKEHPLVIFLDDLQWADAASLKLIQLLISGIDTQYLLLIGAYRDNEVYAGHPLMITLDNIRKADVIINQINLQPLDKSNLNRLIADTLCCPESQAISLTELLLTKTKGNPFFTNQLMKSMYEDGFISFNFKLGYWQCDIYAAKAIYQNDDIVQFLGAQIKKLPSDTQNILKIAACVGNQFDLYTLSIVCEKSQLEIASNLWNVLKQGLILPQDEGYKFYADSISLSTYDLEVNNFEKLTVKYNFLHDQVQQAAYFLIPDHEKQATHLKIGQLILKNTNSLELEEKIFEIVNQINIGVDLVTSQSEKYELAQLNLIAGQKAKLATAYEAAVRYLKVGLELLAADSWQYRYDLTLNLYVEAVEAEFLNINFEQAETYIKIVKENATSLLDQVKVYEAQMQIYMAQVQIQLAIETGLTIIKILGVNLEKEPPVNLNVDDLINLPIMTAPDKIAVMRILANMIAASYFVDPALFTAIIFTMIHLSVKYGNCSSSAHGYVNYGVLLCGFFLDIDTGYRYGELALSLLDKFDDKAIKCKVLLMWNANINFWKNHVRATIDSLLNGMGFGMAVGDLENVGYSSAIYTINLMLSGESLGYIYEQLESYIILMENLNQQGTMILHKVWQQLVNNFLQCHDGRQEFSGSCFNEYLELPSLIATKSSTTLFSLYLTKTIFYYFFNQRNLALNSSIEGAKYLDFVVGQVTVSQYNFYYSLSVLAEYPHQSIDTQKQYLETVLANQVQMKNWAIYAPQNFQHKYDLVEAEKARVLGHNWQALELYDQAIAGAKENKYIQEEALTNELAAQFYLDCGKAKIAQTYLIDAYYCYVNWGAKAKVEDLEKCYPQLLAPILKQKAIESEAPALISKIISDSSNNGVSAMLDLETVTKASLAISSEIKIEKLLHTLLDVIVENIGAKKAVLILQQEGKLIIVAQCLEEQKSGLEFTLINDSQDLPLSVINYVFNTQKNLLINDATAEKIFAIDPYIIKCQPKSILCNPILNHGQLIGIIYLENDLTVGAFTPERLKILKLLSSQAAISLENAQLYGKLEEKVADRTQELNEKNLHLEKTLRELQFTQLQLIQTEKMSSLGQLVAGIAHEINNPVNFIYANVYHAQNYIEALINLINVYHQEYPQATSLIQKKIADIDLYFIIEDLPKILNSMSVGADRIRKLVLGLRNFSRLDESEMKPVDIHEGIESTLMLLQPRFKEKLGYSQNILIKDYAELPLVSCYVSQLNQVFMNILSNAIDALHEHEQNLALAEREGYFSQIKICTAIINDDWVSVSIKDNGMGMSSEIKQRIFDPFFTTKPVGEGTGLGLSISYQIVVDKHGGKIECISEPGMGTEFIIEIPINLSQKAYTS from the coding sequence ATGAGCAAGAGTAACATTTCTGGGATCTTAATTCCTGGTTATCGAATAACTGAAGTCATTCATGTTAGCACTAGAACTACTGTATACCGTGGTGAGGAAAAGAAGACTCAGACTCCCGTCATCATCAAAACCTTAAACGCACAATATCCCCAATTGCGCGAATTGATATCCTTAAAACATCAGTTCACCATTACCCAACAAATAGCACATCCCAATATTATAACCTGCTATAGTTTAGAACTATATGGTAATAGTTATGCCCTAATTTTAGAGGATATTGGCGGAATATCTCTACATCAATATGCTAAGTCACAACCATTGGACTTAGATTTGTTTTTTACTATCGCTATTCCTATTGTTAAGGCGCTAGAGTTTTTGTATCGCCATAAAATTATTCATAAAGATATCAAGCCCAAAAATATTATTATTAATCCCGAAACTAAGAACATTAAGCTGATAGATTTTAGTATTTCTTGTCTTTTACCTAAAGAAGTCGCCGAAATCAAAAACCCTAATGTATTAGAAGGGACACTTCCCTATATGTCACCAGAACAAACGGGAAGAATGAATCGCGGTATAGACTACCGGACTGACTTTTATTCTTTGGGTGTGACATTTTATGAATTACTCACAGGACAATTACCTTTTATTAGCAATAATCCTTTAGAGTTGGTGCATTGCCATCTGGCGAAAACACCTGATAATCCCAGGGAACTTAATCCCCTGATTCCTGAGATTGTTGCAGATATGATTATGAAGTTAATAGCAAAAACCCCGGAGGAAAGATATCAAACAGCCAGGGGAATTAGACATGATTTAGAAATATGTCAACAGATGTTATTAAGTCAGGTAGAGATTTGCAATTTTGACTTAGGACAGGGAGATATAGCCGACAGATTTCTAATTTCTGACAAAATTTATGGTAGAGAAATTGAGGCGTTAACTTTATTAAATGCTTTTGATAGAATCAGCAATGGCAATAAAGAATTAATGTTAGTAGCTGGGCTTTCGGGAATTGGTAAAACTGCTGTCATTAATGAAATACATAAACCTATTATCCGCCAAAAAGGTTATTTTATTTCTGGCAAATATGACCAATTTCAACGCAATATTCCTTTTTCGGCTTTATTAAAAGCATTGCATAGTTTATTACAGCAACTTTTAACCGAAAGTACAGACCAGTTACAAGAATGGAAAAGTAAGATTTTATCAGCACTAGCAGACAAAGGACAAGTCATCATTGATGTCATTCCTGAATTAGAAAATATTATTGGTAAGCAACCTTCAGTTCCAGAACTTACAGGCAGTGCTGCTCAAAATCGCTTCAATTTACTATTTGGTAAATTTATTCAAATATTTGCCACCAAAGAACATCCATTGGTAATTTTCTTAGATGATTTACAATGGGCTGATGCAGCTTCTTTGAAGTTAATACAATTATTAATCAGCGGCATAGATACTCAATATCTGTTGTTGATTGGTGCATATCGAGATAATGAAGTTTATGCTGGACATCCTTTGATGATCACCTTAGATAATATTCGTAAAGCCGATGTGATCATCAATCAAATCAACCTGCAACCCTTAGATAAATCAAACTTAAATAGGCTGATAGCAGATACTTTATGTTGTCCAGAATCTCAAGCCATATCTTTAACTGAATTATTGTTAACAAAAACCAAAGGAAACCCATTTTTTACTAATCAATTAATGAAATCCATGTATGAAGATGGGTTTATTAGTTTTAATTTTAAACTTGGTTATTGGCAGTGTGATATTTATGCAGCTAAGGCTATATATCAGAATGATGATATTGTGCAGTTTTTAGGAGCGCAAATAAAAAAATTACCAAGTGATACACAAAACATATTAAAAATAGCAGCTTGTGTAGGTAATCAATTTGATTTATATACTTTATCTATCGTCTGTGAAAAATCCCAATTAGAAATAGCATCGAATTTATGGAATGTGCTGAAACAAGGGCTGATTTTACCACAAGATGAAGGTTATAAATTTTATGCAGATAGCATTTCTTTATCTACCTATGATTTAGAAGTGAATAATTTTGAAAAGCTGACAGTTAAATATAATTTTCTCCATGACCAAGTGCAACAAGCTGCTTATTTCTTGATTCCTGATCATGAGAAACAAGCAACACACTTAAAAATTGGTCAATTAATTCTCAAAAATACTAATTCTCTGGAATTAGAAGAAAAAATATTTGAGATAGTCAACCAGATTAACATTGGTGTTGACTTAGTTACTAGTCAGTCAGAAAAATATGAACTAGCTCAACTCAATTTAATTGCAGGTCAGAAAGCTAAATTAGCTACAGCTTATGAAGCTGCTGTGAGATATTTAAAAGTGGGCTTAGAACTGTTGGCAGCAGATAGTTGGCAATATCGGTATGATTTGACTTTGAATCTTTATGTTGAAGCTGTCGAAGCAGAATTTTTAAACATCAACTTTGAGCAAGCAGAAACTTATATAAAAATAGTTAAAGAAAATGCAACTAGTCTACTCGATCAAGTGAAAGTTTATGAAGCACAAATGCAAATATATATGGCTCAAGTGCAAATTCAACTAGCCATTGAAACAGGTTTAACTATCATTAAGATATTGGGAGTTAACTTAGAAAAAGAACCACCAGTCAACTTGAATGTTGATGATTTAATAAATTTACCGATCATGACTGCTCCAGATAAAATTGCAGTAATGCGGATATTAGCTAACATGATTGCTGCTAGTTATTTTGTTGACCCGGCATTATTTACAGCCATTATTTTTACAATGATCCATTTGTCGGTTAAATATGGTAATTGTTCAAGTTCTGCTCATGGGTATGTTAATTATGGTGTATTATTGTGTGGGTTTTTCTTAGATATTGATACTGGATATCGCTATGGTGAATTGGCTTTGAGTTTATTAGATAAATTTGATGATAAAGCAATCAAATGTAAAGTATTATTGATGTGGAATGCTAATATTAATTTCTGGAAAAATCATGTTCGGGCAACAATAGATAGTTTACTAAATGGGATGGGATTTGGGATGGCAGTAGGAGATTTAGAAAATGTCGGTTATTCTTCTGCAATTTATACTATAAATCTCATGCTGAGTGGAGAAAGTTTAGGTTATATATATGAGCAACTAGAATCTTACATAATTCTCATGGAAAATTTAAACCAGCAAGGTACTATGATTCTTCATAAGGTCTGGCAACAGCTAGTTAATAATTTTCTGCAATGTCATGATGGTCGTCAAGAATTTAGTGGTTCTTGCTTTAATGAATATCTAGAATTGCCCAGTTTAATTGCCACAAAAAGTTCTACAACTTTATTTTCGCTATATTTAACAAAAACTATATTTTATTATTTTTTCAACCAAAGAAACCTAGCCCTTAATAGCTCAATTGAGGGTGCGAAATATTTAGATTTTGTGGTCGGTCAAGTAACTGTTAGCCAATATAATTTTTATTATTCACTATCGGTTTTAGCTGAATATCCTCATCAATCTATAGATACACAAAAACAATATTTAGAGACGGTTTTAGCCAATCAAGTACAGATGAAAAACTGGGCTATTTATGCACCACAAAATTTTCAGCATAAGTATGATTTAGTAGAAGCGGAGAAAGCAAGAGTCTTGGGGCATAATTGGCAAGCACTGGAACTTTATGACCAAGCAATTGCTGGAGCCAAAGAAAATAAATATATCCAAGAAGAAGCACTTACTAATGAATTAGCTGCTCAATTTTATCTAGACTGTGGTAAAGCTAAAATTGCCCAAACTTATTTAATAGATGCTTATTACTGTTATGTAAATTGGGGTGCTAAAGCTAAAGTTGAAGATTTAGAAAAATGCTATCCTCAGTTACTTGCTCCTATTCTCAAGCAAAAAGCGATAGAAAGTGAAGCACCTGCTCTGATTAGTAAGATTATATCGGATTCTAGCAATAACGGTGTATCAGCTATGTTAGATTTAGAAACTGTTACTAAAGCATCTCTAGCAATTTCTTCGGAAATTAAAATAGAAAAATTACTACATACTTTACTGGACGTAATTGTAGAAAATATAGGTGCAAAGAAGGCTGTTTTGATTCTACAGCAAGAGGGTAAATTAATTATTGTAGCACAATGTTTAGAAGAGCAGAAAAGCGGGTTGGAATTTACACTAATTAATGATAGTCAAGACCTACCATTAAGCGTTATTAACTATGTCTTTAATACCCAAAAGAATCTACTGATTAACGATGCTACTGCTGAAAAAATATTTGCTATCGATCCCTATATTATTAAATGCCAACCCAAATCTATACTTTGTAATCCTATTTTAAATCATGGTCAACTAATAGGCATTATTTATTTAGAAAATGATTTAACTGTGGGAGCGTTTACCCCTGAAAGATTGAAAATATTAAAACTATTATCTTCCCAAGCAGCTATTTCTTTAGAAAACGCCCAACTTTATGGTAAATTAGAAGAAAAAGTTGCTGATAGAACCCAGGAATTAAATGAAAAAAATTTGCACCTAGAAAAAACCCTCCGGGAATTACAATTTACACAACTGCAACTGATTCAAACAGAAAAAATGTCTAGTTTAGGACAATTAGTTGCTGGTATTGCCCATGAAATTAATAATCCTGTAAATTTTATCTATGCTAATGTTTATCATGCTCAGAACTATATTGAAGCCTTGATAAATTTGATCAATGTTTATCACCAGGAGTATCCCCAGGCTACATCTTTAATTCAGAAAAAGATTGCAGATATAGATTTATATTTTATCATCGAAGACTTACCAAAAATATTAAATTCAATGTCTGTAGGTGCAGATCGTATTCGTAAGCTTGTACTGGGTTTACGTAATTTTTCCCGTCTTGATGAATCTGAAATGAAGCCTGTAGATATCCATGAGGGTATTGAAAGTACATTAATGCTTTTACAGCCTCGGTTTAAAGAAAAGTTAGGATATTCACAAAATATACTTATTAAAGATTATGCTGAATTGCCTTTAGTTAGCTGTTATGTTTCTCAACTAAATCAGGTGTTTATGAATATTCTCAGTAATGCGATTGATGCTTTACATGAACATGAGCAGAATTTAGCCCTAGCAGAAAGAGAAGGTTATTTTAGTCAAATTAAAATTTGCACAGCTATTATCAATGATGATTGGGTAAGTGTTTCGATTAAAGATAATGGTATGGGGATGAGTTCAGAGATTAAACAAAGGATTTTTGATCCTTTTTTTACAACTAAACCCGTTGGTGAAGGCACAGGTTTAGGATTATCTATTAGTTATCAAATTGTAGTAGACAAGCATGGTGGTAAAATCGAGTGTATATCTGAACCGGGAATGGGAACAGAATTTATCATTGAAATTCCTATTAATTTGAGTCAGAAAGCCTACACAAGTTGA
- a CDS encoding phenylpyruvate tautomerase MIF-related protein: MPLIKVQTSVSAPKKAEIESMLKGLSAKLAKHTGKPESYVMTAFEPEIPMTFAGTTDPVCYIEIKSVGTMKPEQTSAMSQDFCQQINQVLGVPKNRIYIEFADAKGAMWGWNGTTFG, translated from the coding sequence ATGCCATTAATTAAAGTCCAAACTTCTGTATCTGCCCCAAAAAAAGCTGAAATTGAGTCAATGCTCAAAGGATTGTCAGCTAAGTTAGCTAAACATACAGGCAAACCAGAATCTTATGTGATGACAGCTTTTGAACCAGAAATACCCATGACCTTTGCGGGAACTACAGACCCAGTTTGCTATATTGAAATCAAAAGTGTTGGCACAATGAAGCCTGAACAAACTTCAGCGATGAGTCAGGATTTCTGTCAACAAATCAATCAAGTGTTGGGTGTGCCTAAAAATCGAATTTATATAGAGTTTGCAGATGCCAAAGGTGCAATGTGGGGTTGGAATGGTACAACCTTTGGTTAA
- the cobM gene encoding precorrin-4 C(11)-methyltransferase, protein MMQRLESAVYIVGAGPGDPDLLTVKAQKLLAMADVILFADSLIPEQILDICRQDAEMIRTANKTLEEILPIMIEGVRSHKSVVRLHSGDPSLYSAIHEQMQLLAAANIPFEVIPGISAFQAAAAKLKVELTVPGLVQTIILTRISGRTEVPSREELASLAAHQASLCLYLSARHVADAQAKLLEHYPAQTQVAICFRIGWPDEKIRVVSLEKMAHCTHQEELLRTTLYIISPALLPATGRSRLYHPEHNHLFRSSHH, encoded by the coding sequence ATGATGCAACGCTTAGAATCAGCTGTGTACATTGTGGGAGCAGGTCCTGGAGATCCAGATTTATTAACGGTTAAGGCGCAGAAACTTCTCGCTATGGCTGATGTGATTTTATTTGCTGATTCTTTAATTCCAGAACAGATTTTAGATATCTGTCGGCAAGATGCTGAGATGATCAGAACAGCGAATAAGACTTTAGAAGAGATTTTACCAATAATGATTGAAGGGGTGCGATCGCATAAATCTGTGGTGCGTCTTCATTCTGGTGATCCCAGTCTCTACAGTGCTATCCATGAGCAGATGCAGCTTTTGGCTGCGGCAAATATCCCTTTTGAAGTTATTCCTGGTATCAGTGCCTTTCAAGCTGCTGCCGCTAAACTCAAAGTAGAGTTAACTGTCCCTGGTTTGGTGCAAACTATCATCCTCACGCGCATCAGTGGACGCACAGAAGTTCCCTCTAGAGAAGAATTAGCCAGTTTAGCAGCACATCAGGCTAGTCTGTGCTTGTATTTGAGTGCGCGTCATGTTGCCGATGCCCAAGCCAAACTCTTAGAACATTACCCAGCACAAACCCAAGTAGCAATTTGCTTTCGCATCGGATGGCCTGATGAAAAAATCCGGGTTGTTTCTCTTGAAAAAATGGCACATTGTACACACCAAGAAGAATTACTGCGGACTACACTTTATATAATTAGCCCCGCACTCTTACCAGCAACAGGGCGATCGCGTTTATACCATCCTGAACATAATCACTTGTTTCGTTCATCTCATCACTAA
- the lgt gene encoding prolipoprotein diacylglyceryl transferase, with translation MALDFSALPLGFQFTSPGPILVKLGPVVIRWYGLLIASSVLIGVSLSQYLAKRRHVNPELISDLSIWLVIGAIPAARLYYVLFQWSEYSQHPERIIAIWQGGIAIHGAIIGGVAAALIFAKLKKISFWQLTDLVAPSLILGQAIGRWGNFFNSEAFGGPTDLPWKLYIPTDRRPPSLANFEYFHPTFLYESLWNLMVFALLLTLFFRALSGKPRLKVGTLFLVYWVAYSLGRFWIEGLRTDSLMLGPLRIAQIVSLTGITVGLAGLAWLYVLKRPLPDVVSPSKSDGVMGTGD, from the coding sequence ATGGCACTGGATTTTTCCGCTTTGCCCTTGGGGTTTCAATTTACTTCTCCAGGACCTATTTTAGTGAAACTAGGCCCGGTAGTTATCCGCTGGTATGGCTTGTTGATTGCCTCATCCGTCTTGATTGGCGTTAGCCTTTCTCAATACCTGGCAAAGCGTCGTCACGTTAATCCTGAGTTAATCAGTGATTTGTCAATTTGGCTGGTAATTGGGGCTATTCCCGCCGCGCGGTTATATTATGTTTTATTTCAATGGTCAGAATACTCCCAACATCCAGAGCGGATCATTGCCATTTGGCAAGGAGGTATTGCCATCCACGGGGCGATTATTGGCGGTGTGGCAGCGGCGTTAATCTTTGCCAAACTCAAAAAGATATCTTTTTGGCAATTAACAGATTTAGTGGCTCCTTCGCTGATTTTAGGGCAAGCAATCGGACGTTGGGGTAATTTCTTCAATTCTGAAGCTTTTGGCGGACCTACAGATTTACCCTGGAAGCTTTATATTCCTACGGATCGTCGTCCCCCCAGCTTGGCTAATTTTGAATATTTCCACCCCACGTTTCTTTATGAATCTCTGTGGAATTTAATGGTTTTTGCTTTGCTGCTGACTTTATTTTTTCGGGCTTTATCTGGCAAGCCACGCCTCAAGGTAGGGACGTTATTTCTAGTTTACTGGGTAGCCTACAGCTTGGGACGATTTTGGATTGAAGGCTTACGCACAGATAGCTTGATGCTAGGACCACTGAGGATTGCACAAATAGTCAGTTTAACGGGAATTACTGTAGGATTAGCTGGTTTAGCTTGGCTTTATGTACTCAAACGCCCTTTACCTGATGTCGTTTCCCCCTCTAAAAGTGATGGGGTGATGGGGACTGGGGACTAG
- the coaD gene encoding pantetheine-phosphate adenylyltransferase has protein sequence MIAIYPGSFDPITLGHLDLIQRGSRLFDEVIVAVLRNPNKMPLFTVQQRLEQIRLATKHLPNVEVDSFDGLTVNYAQMRQAQVVLRGLRAVSDFEIELQMAHTNKTLSTQIETVFLATSNEYSFLSSSVVKEIAKFGGSVNHLVPPHIALDIYQCYNQNSPALNPITTETTSHLKRIRMDKEV, from the coding sequence ATGATCGCTATTTATCCTGGGAGCTTTGATCCTATTACTTTGGGACACCTTGACCTTATTCAGCGAGGTAGTCGGCTGTTTGATGAGGTGATAGTGGCTGTATTGCGAAATCCTAACAAAATGCCACTGTTTACGGTGCAACAACGGTTAGAACAAATTCGTCTGGCTACAAAACATCTCCCTAATGTGGAAGTAGACAGCTTTGATGGGCTGACAGTTAACTATGCCCAAATGCGACAAGCACAAGTTGTATTGCGTGGTTTACGAGCGGTTTCCGACTTTGAGATCGAGCTACAAATGGCTCACACTAATAAAACACTTTCTACTCAGATCGAGACAGTTTTTCTGGCCACCTCGAATGAATATAGTTTTTTAAGTAGTAGTGTGGTAAAAGAGATTGCAAAGTTTGGTGGCTCTGTTAATCATCTTGTTCCCCCACACATTGCCCTGGATATATACCAATGCTACAACCAAAACTCTCCAGCCCTGAATCCAATCACAACGGAAACCACGTCCCACCTCAAGAGAATCCGAATGGACAAGGAGGTGTAG
- a CDS encoding DivIVA domain-containing protein: protein MLQPKLSSPESNHNGNHVPPQENPNGQGGVDILQELNRIEDIVLAGLEIPLVGRTLINENKLLEQLDFVRVSLPSVFQEAAELLQHKEEIMLEAEEYGQQVVEAAQAKRAQILADSDIIRQAEREAEQLRRKVQQECDTMMQETLAEIERKRRACMQELEEMRQTAIAQAQEIEDGADQYADNVLENIEQDLQEMLRIITNGRLQLRGDIPKQRNSSHPKKR from the coding sequence ATGCTACAACCAAAACTCTCCAGCCCTGAATCCAATCACAACGGAAACCACGTCCCACCTCAAGAGAATCCGAATGGACAAGGAGGTGTAGACATTCTGCAAGAACTCAACCGTATAGAGGACATAGTTCTCGCTGGTCTGGAAATTCCCCTGGTAGGACGCACGCTGATCAATGAAAACAAGCTACTCGAACAGCTTGATTTTGTTCGTGTTTCTTTACCGTCGGTGTTTCAAGAAGCAGCAGAACTCCTCCAACACAAGGAAGAAATCATGCTGGAAGCGGAGGAGTATGGACAGCAGGTTGTAGAAGCAGCACAAGCCAAAAGAGCGCAAATTTTGGCTGATAGCGATATTATCAGACAGGCAGAACGGGAAGCTGAACAACTGCGTCGCAAAGTGCAGCAAGAGTGTGACACGATGATGCAAGAAACTCTGGCAGAAATAGAGCGCAAGCGACGTGCCTGTATGCAAGAATTGGAAGAAATGCGCCAAACTGCGATCGCTCAAGCTCAAGAAATTGAAGATGGTGCTGATCAATATGCCGATAATGTTCTAGAAAATATCGAGCAAGATCTTCAGGAAATGTTGCGAATTATTACTAATGGCCGCTTACAACTGCGAGGAGACATACCAAAGCAGCGTAATTCATCCCATCCTAAGAAGAGATAA
- a CDS encoding DUF1565 domain-containing protein encodes MKSRGFNISLLSIGSSLTALLVIAGSSMLLPSQVNAGSTQGLIAQIPASATVIYVNPVTGQDRSGAGITAEAPYKTITFALSRAQSNTVIKLAPGSYTKDTGETFPLLLKPGVILLGNESTKGQGTVIIGGGYYTSRTFARQDVTILAENNTTITGVAITNPNQRGTAVWVESTNPTIKNNTFSNSAREGVFITGTGNPKIENNIFFKNQGNGVSVAKSAQGEIRNNSFEDTGFGLAIGGTSTPLVEGNQIIQNQDGLFVSEAARPILRKNVIQNNKRDGIVATIDALPNLGTDDNPGGNLIRNNTRYDLNNSTRTNRIVAVGNDIDQKRILGAVDFVAATVTPPAGNGSTVFQDVSTGYWAKAYIEALASQNIIAGFPDGTFRPNEPVTRAQFATIITKALTPPAKRTAIQFKDVKSNFWAYGAIQSAYQSQFVAGYPDGTFKPQQEIPRVQALVALANGLNLTANNNSIVTVYTDAAQIPNYAVGPVAAATVRQLVINYPIVQQLDPNRQATRAEIAAFVYQALVTIGRAQPIPSPYLVTAQ; translated from the coding sequence ATGAAATCTAGGGGTTTTAACATCTCTCTTTTATCTATAGGCAGCAGCCTAACAGCTTTGTTAGTTATTGCTGGCAGTTCCATGCTTCTGCCTAGTCAGGTAAACGCTGGTTCTACTCAGGGTTTAATTGCACAAATTCCAGCCAGTGCCACGGTGATTTATGTTAATCCTGTGACTGGTCAAGATCGTAGTGGTGCTGGTATTACCGCAGAAGCGCCCTACAAAACCATTACCTTCGCTCTCTCGCGGGCGCAATCAAATACAGTTATTAAACTAGCTCCTGGTAGTTATACCAAGGATACAGGGGAAACTTTCCCTTTACTGCTCAAACCAGGAGTAATACTTCTGGGTAATGAATCTACCAAAGGTCAAGGAACAGTAATCATCGGTGGTGGTTATTACACCAGTCGTACTTTTGCTAGACAGGATGTGACAATCTTAGCAGAAAATAACACCACTATTACAGGCGTAGCAATTACTAATCCCAATCAACGGGGTACTGCTGTGTGGGTAGAGTCAACTAATCCCACTATCAAAAACAATACTTTTAGCAACAGTGCCAGAGAGGGGGTTTTTATTACAGGTACAGGAAATCCCAAAATTGAAAATAACATCTTTTTCAAAAATCAAGGCAATGGGGTTTCAGTAGCTAAATCTGCTCAAGGAGAAATTCGCAATAACTCATTTGAGGATACTGGTTTTGGTTTGGCTATTGGTGGTACTTCTACACCATTAGTAGAAGGAAACCAAATTATCCAAAACCAAGATGGTCTGTTTGTCTCAGAAGCTGCCAGACCCATACTGCGTAAGAATGTCATTCAGAACAATAAGCGGGATGGTATTGTGGCCACTATCGACGCTCTCCCCAATCTTGGTACTGATGACAATCCTGGTGGTAATCTCATTCGTAATAACACTCGTTACGACTTGAATAATTCCACTAGAACTAACCGCATTGTTGCTGTTGGCAATGATATTGATCAAAAGCGGATTTTAGGTGCAGTAGATTTTGTGGCGGCAACTGTTACCCCTCCTGCTGGTAATGGTTCTACTGTATTTCAAGATGTGTCTACAGGTTATTGGGCAAAAGCCTACATTGAAGCTTTAGCTTCCCAAAATATTATTGCAGGTTTTCCTGATGGTACTTTTAGACCTAATGAGCCTGTAACTCGCGCCCAATTTGCGACTATTATCACTAAAGCTTTGACACCCCCAGCTAAACGTACAGCCATTCAGTTTAAGGATGTCAAAAGCAATTTTTGGGCTTATGGAGCAATTCAATCAGCTTACCAAAGTCAGTTTGTGGCTGGTTATCCTGATGGGACTTTTAAACCACAGCAAGAAATTCCTAGAGTGCAGGCTTTAGTGGCTTTAGCTAACGGGTTGAATCTCACTGCTAACAATAACAGTATTGTCACCGTTTACACTGATGCTGCTCAAATTCCTAATTATGCAGTTGGACCTGTTGCGGCTGCAACTGTTAGGCAATTAGTGATTAATTATCCGATAGTTCAACAGCTTGATCCTAATCGTCAGGCCACTAGAGCAGAAATTGCTGCCTTTGTCTATCAGGCACTTGTCACTATTGGTAGGGCGCAACCAATTCCTTCTCCTTATTTAGTCACTGCTCAGTAA
- a CDS encoding YsnF/AvaK domain-containing protein — protein MNHEDTKNTKEETIIPLLEERLFVDNHKQKVGEVIVRKEIETHMIQVPVRREKLIVEQVSPDHKKLAEIDLGQGEISGIELIEEEIRKVTNFDTGLIVSGEFSSPKIASLLLNAIAQEKNHGCHQVKITILVENQSQQQKYEEWFNRCSSNSPDKHR, from the coding sequence ATGAACCACGAAGACACAAAGAACACAAAGGAAGAAACAATTATTCCTCTCTTAGAAGAAAGATTGTTTGTTGATAATCACAAACAAAAGGTGGGAGAGGTTATTGTTCGCAAGGAAATCGAAACTCACATGATCCAAGTTCCTGTGAGACGGGAAAAGTTGATTGTTGAACAAGTTAGTCCCGATCACAAAAAACTAGCAGAAATTGATTTAGGTCAGGGTGAGATTTCTGGTATTGAGTTAATCGAAGAGGAAATACGAAAAGTTACCAATTTTGACACTGGGTTAATTGTTAGTGGAGAGTTTAGTTCACCGAAAATTGCTAGTTTGCTTTTAAATGCGATCGCTCAAGAAAAAAATCACGGCTGTCACCAAGTCAAAATCACGATTTTAGTAGAAAATCAGTCACAACAGCAAAAGTATGAAGAATGGTTTAACCGCTGTTCTTCTAATTCTCCTGACAAACACAGGTGA